GAGAAATACGCATCCGACAAACCATTAGAATAGCCTGGAGTAACCAGTCCAACGGATAAAGTCAACATGCTCAGCATGCCTATGGTACTGCGCGTACTTAATGAGAGTAACGGTTTCATGATGAGCGGCCCCTTTATGTCTGTTTCGACCAGGAGAAATCCTGGATATAAATACCCAGCGGGTTATTGCGGATCTGTTCTTCCGTCGTGCTTTGCGTGGTCGGCTTGTTATAAATCCTAAGCAGAGCACGCATCTTGAAGGGTGGCTCGGTTAAGTGTCCCTGCCGGTCATAGATTTTCTCCAGCCAATCGACCTGCCAGGTCTCCGGTGATTGGGGTATGACCGATATGATTTCAACATTAACGGTTTGTGTTTCAGCTCGTTTGAAAGGACTACTGGCCTCAGTACTATTGAACCATTCATTAGCTTTTGCCGTGGCGGGGTCGTTATTGGATAGCATGGCATACGCACGAAAGATGGCACGTCGCTGCAAGGCGATATCCGGTGTCACCATCCGCAAATCATTAATAAACGCTGCAACCGACGCATGCACTACGCGCTGATCGGCCACCGCAGCAATATCCGCACGAGAAACCGCGATGGCTTCTCCCAGTTTATTAACCTGTACCACGTAAGGGATGAATTTGGATTGGCTGCCGATGACAATGACTCCTCCCACCCCAGCCAGCGCAATCAGCAAACATAGTAGCGCCAGCATTTGCCACATATTGCGCGAAGCCTGAATCCCGCGCATATGGTCATTCCAGGTGCGCCGTGCTGACAGATAGGGGTTTTCATTTTCACCGCAGCGGTGACCACCTTCCATCCTGTCGTCATTGGCACGCATAGTCTCATCCACAACCGGCTTTAACTTGAATAGCTCGTTGATCATATTCATGCAGCAACTCCATAATCTGATAACGTCAACCCTTTTATCGCCAGCCATTCGTGAACCCATAGGTCGCCATACTTGTCGCACAGGTTTTTAATCGTGGCGATTGATTCCTTATCCGTAGATCCCACAAAAGCCAGCGCTAATGGCCCGAGTGCCAGGTCATAGAGCCGCCTGCCGTTCTCGGATAC
The DNA window shown above is from Nitrosomonas sp. Is35 and carries:
- a CDS encoding VirB8/TrbF family protein, whose amino-acid sequence is MNMINELFKLKPVVDETMRANDDRMEGGHRCGENENPYLSARRTWNDHMRGIQASRNMWQMLALLCLLIALAGVGGVIVIGSQSKFIPYVVQVNKLGEAIAVSRADIAAVADQRVVHASVAAFINDLRMVTPDIALQRRAIFRAYAMLSNNDPATAKANEWFNSTEASSPFKRAETQTVNVEIISVIPQSPETWQVDWLEKIYDRQGHLTEPPFKMRALLRIYNKPTTQSTTEEQIRNNPLGIYIQDFSWSKQT